DNA sequence from the Glycine soja cultivar W05 chromosome 18, ASM419377v2, whole genome shotgun sequence genome:
AATTAATTTTtgtcaattaatttaaaatattttgttggagTATGAAAATGGTCATGATCTTCAAATTAATGAGACTATTCCGTTAGGATACGAAGATAATCAGAATATTATgttacttaacaatcaattttaaatattatattgtcaATTTGgtaaaattgaaaatgtaatatttggaaaaaccctttccattaataggtacttgccaattaattttaaatattccgTTGGAGTATGAAAATGGTCATGATCTTCAAATTAATGAGACCATTCCGTTAGGATATGAAGATAATCCTAATATTATGTTACTTAAcaattagttttaaatattatactgttaatttggtaaaattgatagtgtaatatttgaaaaaactcTTTCCATTAATAGGTACTCGCCAATTAATttttgacaattaattttaaatattctgttGGAGTATGAAAATGGTCAAGATCTTCAAATTAATGAGACTATTCCGTTAGGATATGAAGATAATCATAATATTATGTTACTTAACAATcaactttaaatattatactgccaatttaaaaatgaaacaaaaacattaggaaaattgaaaaaaaacctttccattaataggtacttgccaattaatttttgccaatcaattttaaatattctgttGGAGTATGAAAATGGTGATAATCTTCAAATTAATGAGAGTATTTCGTTAGGATATGAAGATAATCATAATATTATGTTACTTAACAATTAGtggtaaattacaattttaaactGTCAAAACAAAGCAACATAATAggtcaaaatcaaatttataatttaatgaattaTCGCATGAGAAATAAATCCCACAAATAAAGGAATTGTACAATACAgtggaaaataatataaaaacagaCTCattaatataatcaaatttgatattaattttagataTGGGTTGATTGCTTAGAGGAATTTTAATGGGATATTTACATGAGTTGTTTAATGTTGAATAAAGTTactaaatttcttaatttattattgaagtgtataatatgaaataattgtatatataataaaaatttcttataagcaatcattgcacgcttaataatattattataccataaataatatatttccaAATATATGATCCATAAAATTACGAAAAATCTTACACGCAATTGATTCTAaacttaaaagagaaaaaactgTTAGAAGTAGACAGAATGAGAGAGTTTATAATATTGGAATCAATTTTCGTACCTTCAttattatcaaaacaaaaagatcatatcatacttttaatagaaaaaatatttttatatcaaagtgaaatcaataaaattactaatattaaataactcagtgtaagtaatattaaaaatgtgttttgAATTTACGTTTTTCAGCAAATTGTAAACAATAAAATGCATTGCCTGAAAAccataatgattaaattaaaactttaaactGTTAAAACAAAGTAACATAAAAATTTCTCCATCAATAAAAATGGGGTCATCATCACTCTATTTGTCTCAGAACATGGTAATTGTTGGTCACCTTCTCAGATGCAGTTTCACCCTCCTGTAAGAAACAATGTAAGGttataataaaaattgcaagaaaaaagaactttaataaagaaaatcacaGCAAATAAAATCCAAATCTCCCACAAACTATCACACTGCAAAATctgaaacagaaacaaaaatccaagcttggaaaaaaaaattgttaaattcaAAACCAACAATATCGAGctcatgaaacaaaaaaaaggtaaCAAATCACAAAAACTAACCAATTCAAAACACTACAGCTAtgacaacaataataacaaattcaCAAAGACATAGAATAAAGTGAAAGAAAGAAGGTTCTGCTAAAGATTATGCCAAAGGATGAAACAACACAGGTTTGGATGACAATGTTCTATTGCCTTGTGAAGGGTTGCCTCAACATGTTAGACTTACAACAACATTACACCCTGTCCCAAAAATCGACCACGAAAAATGAGGCAAAAAAATTGATTAGGTTTCAGGAAAAATAGTGTGATTGGAATAGATTTGGAAGATAAAAATGACACCTTTAGTCTTCCAGAGAAGAGGAGTTTCCTgagaaaaaaatcacaaatattcttagaaataaagaacaaatcCAGCAAAGTGTCGTCGCCTTCAGCACCGCGGTTAGCCTATCCCAAAAATTACCacaaaaaatttgactaaaaaaacgaataaaatagataaaaatggaaCATTTATTCTTCAACACTGCCATGTGAATCATATTGTTGCGAAAGTCACGCCTTTTTTCTGTCCAAGgggaaaatagataaaaagggAACCTCATCGGAATCAGACAAATGTCACACCTTTTTCCCGTCCAAAGCAATATAAAAaccaaagccaaaaaaaaaacaaagaaggcCCTTGCATGGCAAAACGTCGTCACCTTCAGCACCGCCGTTAGCCTGTCCCAAAAATCAccacaaaaaattagacaacaaaaaggaataaaatagataaaaatggaaCCTTTATCCTTCAACACTGACATGTGAATCATATTGTTGTGAAAGGTCACACCTTTTTTCTGTCCAAGgggaaaatagataaaaatggaaCATCGTCGGAATTAGACAAAGGTCATACCTCTTTCCCGTCCAAAGCAATATTAAAACCAAggtgaaaaaaaaatcgaaCAAAGAAGGCCCTTGCATGGCAAAGCACCGTCACCTTCAGAACCGCCGTTAGCCTGTCCCAAGAATCAccacaaaaaattagacaaaaaaaagaaataaaatagataaaaatggaaCTTTTATTCTTTAACACTACCCCGTGAATCATATTGTTGTAAAAGGTCACACCTTTTTTCCGTGGAACCTTGTCGGAATCAGACAAAGGCCACAACTTTTTCCCGTCCAAAGCAATATTAAAaccaaagcaaaaaaaaaaatcgaacaaAGAAGGCCCTTGCATGGCAAAGCGTTGTCACCTTTAGCACCGCCGTTAGCCTGTCCCAAAAACCAccacaaaaaattagacaaaaaaaggaaaaaaatagataaaaatggaacctttattcttcaacactGTCCCGTGAATCAGGTCACACCTTTTTTGCGTGGAACCTCGTCGGAATCAGACAAAGGTCACACCTTTTTCCCGTCCAAAGCAATATTAAAaccaaagtgaaaaaaaatcgaACAAAGAAGGCCCTTGCATGACAAAGCACCGTCACCTTCAGAACCGCCGTTAGCCTGTCCCAAAAATCGAACAAAGAAGGCCCTTGCATGGGCAAAGCATCATGACCTTCAACACCGCCGTTAGCCTGTCCCAAAAATcaccacaaaaaaattaaacaaaaggaataaaaaagacaaaggTCACACCTTTTTTCCGTCCAAAGCAATATAAAAaccaaagtgaaaaaaaaaatctaacaaagAAGGCCCTTAAGCGAAAGAAAAGAGGAGAAgatgaggaagagaaagagggagGAACAGAAGATTAacgaagacacaaaaaaaatggCACAACACACACAACAGAGTTTTTTGAATAGTAACAGAAATGGGAAGgggaagagagaaagagagtaaaGGTAGTGACGGaagggaaagagagaaagagagtaaaGGTGGTGACAGAcacagagaaagaaaagaaagagtggAAACGTAATTTcatgagagaaagaaagagaagagaagggaAAACGTACTTGTAACAGCTGGCACTGAGGAGGGATTTTTGTGggtcataaataaattaattaattaaaaaaagggaaTTGCAACAGCTAGCACTAAGGAAGAGAGAAGGGGCCTTGAACGTGGATTGAAGTGAGCAAAGAAGCATAAGagggtttattatttttttattggacagGTGTCAACAGGACAGAGATCCGGTAGTCAGGGCCTTGCTTGTATATATAATAGAGATAGAGATGTGATTAAGGACCATTTATTTATCGAAGAGtgtccaccaaaaaaaaaaaaatactaccacCTATCAAAGAGTAATCccattattttagtaaaaagatGCTAACTTTCTTCTTACACTTGGTTTTTTTGCACCTTTTTAGGAAAGAAAAGGGAGACAGAAAATggttctcttttttcttctccttattAATCATGAAAGGAAggtattgaaaaaacaaaacaacgacatgcaacaacaacttcaaattctttataattttatcgTCGAGTTCTCTAGTCTAGGGGTGAGCAATGAATGAGTTTGCATGTCTTTGTCCTACacgaaatttgataaaattatttatttgaaatttgattaaatcatttatttaaatccAAATCTGACTCAAACAAGATTTGAAATACACATGACAATATTATATTAACCCGACTTTTTTAATGTAATGCATTAACCttaacattatatataatttagtcagagaataaaaaagtataaaatttaaattaagatatattttataatatat
Encoded proteins:
- the LOC114394773 gene encoding uncharacterized protein LOC114394773, which translates into the protein MQGPSLFDFWDRLTAVLKVTVLCHARAFFVRFFFTLVLILLWTGKRCDLCLIPTRFHAKKANGGAKGDNALPCKGLLCSIFFFALVLILLWTGKSCGLCLIPTRFHGKKANGGSEGDGALPCKGLLCSIFFSPWF